The following are from one region of the Actinopolyspora halophila DSM 43834 genome:
- a CDS encoding MBL fold metallo-hydrolase has product MEIQEQYTGHVQPGGAAARLRLDALTITKISVGPMDNNAYLLTCSNTGDALLVDAANDPERLADLLGHDEDRPRLRTIVTTHQHPDHWQALGSVAGQTGSYTVAHPEDAHPLPVPPDREVEHGETVQVGDSTLEVIHLRGHTPGSIALLYRDPSGRPHLFTGDSLFPGGVGKTNSAEDFRALLDDVENRVFAVLPDETWFYPGHGDDSTLGAERPKLSEWRERGW; this is encoded by the coding sequence GTGGAGATCCAGGAACAATACACCGGACACGTACAACCGGGTGGGGCCGCCGCCAGGCTCAGGCTCGACGCGCTGACCATAACCAAGATTTCCGTCGGTCCGATGGACAACAACGCGTATCTGCTCACGTGCAGCAACACGGGGGATGCGCTGCTGGTCGACGCGGCCAACGATCCCGAACGACTGGCGGACCTGCTCGGCCACGACGAGGACCGCCCGCGGTTGCGCACCATCGTGACCACGCACCAGCATCCGGATCACTGGCAGGCCCTCGGATCCGTCGCGGGACAAACGGGCTCCTACACCGTGGCCCACCCCGAGGACGCCCATCCCCTGCCGGTGCCCCCGGACCGGGAGGTCGAGCACGGGGAGACCGTCCAGGTGGGCGACTCGACGCTGGAGGTCATCCACCTGCGCGGACACACTCCCGGCTCCATCGCTCTGCTCTACCGGGATCCGAGTGGTCGTCCACATCTGTTCACCGGGGACTCGCTGTTCCCCGGTGGAGTGGGCAAGACCAACTCGGCGGAGGACTTCCGGGCACTGCTCGACGACGTGGAGAACCGCGTGTTCGCGGTGCTGCCCGACGAGACGTGGTTCTATCCCGGTCACGGCGACGACTCCACGCTGGGGGCCGAGCGGCCCAAGTTGTCCGAGTGGCGTGAGCGGGGCTGGTGA
- a CDS encoding maleylpyruvate isomerase family mycothiol-dependent enzyme, producing the protein MVELESRTGHPHERTTTEQPRTHSLVAAVQGATNTLLETVETMDEVSVHTPSSLPGWNRAHVISHLARHADGCVNLLTWARTGVEHPMYPSRADRDADIAEGSHRNHRLLFEDLAASSGRFFEAARTLPQEAWNSLVVGAPGKPVPAHEVLRTRLFEVRVHLVDLDHGFGFEDIPQGDLERLLNDTVRQFGGRPDVPPLSVTIDFDDGSSTVWEIGAPHSRRHRVRGRAGTVLGWLLGRTAPEALGDSTPELPPWL; encoded by the coding sequence ATGGTCGAACTCGAGTCTCGCACGGGTCATCCACACGAACGCACCACGACGGAACAGCCCAGAACCCACAGCCTCGTCGCCGCCGTACAGGGCGCCACGAACACGCTGCTCGAGACCGTGGAGACGATGGACGAGGTCTCGGTGCACACCCCCAGCTCGCTGCCCGGCTGGAACCGGGCGCACGTGATCTCACATCTGGCTCGCCACGCGGACGGGTGCGTGAACCTGCTCACCTGGGCTCGTACCGGCGTGGAACACCCCATGTACCCGAGCAGGGCGGACAGGGACGCGGACATCGCGGAGGGAAGCCACCGCAATCACCGGCTGCTGTTCGAGGACCTGGCCGCCTCGTCCGGCCGCTTCTTCGAAGCCGCCCGCACCCTGCCGCAGGAGGCCTGGAACTCCCTGGTGGTCGGCGCCCCCGGCAAACCCGTTCCGGCTCACGAGGTGCTGCGTACCCGACTGTTCGAGGTCAGGGTCCACCTGGTCGACCTCGATCACGGATTCGGATTCGAGGACATACCACAGGGTGACCTCGAAAGGCTGCTCAACGACACGGTCCGCCAGTTCGGGGGCCGTCCGGACGTCCCACCGCTGTCGGTCACCATCGACTTCGACGACGGCAGCAGCACCGTGTGGGAGATCGGAGCGCCGCACTCCCGTCGACACCGGGTTCGGGGCAGGGCCGGGACGGTCCTGGGGTGGTTGCTGGGACGAACCGCGCCCGAGGCTCTCGGCGACTCCACCCCGGAACTCCCACCGTGGCTGTGA
- the uvrA gene encoding excinuclease ABC subunit UvrA, with protein MADRLVVRGAREHNLSGIDLDLPRDSLIAFTGLSGSGKSSLAFDTIFAEGQRRYVESLSAYARQFLGQMDKPDVDFIEGLSPAVSIDQKSTSKNPRSTVGTITEVHDYLRLLFSRAGRPHCPECGESISKQTPQQIVDQVLDMPERTRFQVLAPVVRGRKGEYVDLFEQLQTQGYARVRVDGEVYPLEAPPTLKKQEKHDISVVVDRLTVKPNAKQRLTDSVETALRLADGLVVLEFVDVDEKEGQRERKFSENFACPNGHPFGVEELEPRAFSFNSPYGACTECAGIGIRKEVDPELIVPDEDLSLSEGAIAPWSGGNTAEYFTRMLTALSEAVGFRMDMPWKRLSTKVKKAVLHGTNDQVHMRYRNRYGRQRSYYAAYEGVIPFLERRLEQTESDYTREKYEGYMRDVPCPSCSGSRLKPEILAVTVENSELGEKSIAGVSALSVRDCSEFLNGLVLGEREQMIAGRVLKEVQARLGFLLDVGLEYLSLDRPAGTLSGGEAQRIRLATQIGSGLVGVLYVLDEPSIGLHQRDNRRLLDTLSRLRDLGNTLIVVEHDEDTVRSADWVVDIGPGAGEHGGHVVHAGPVNELLANENSLTGDYLSRRKRIELPGARRERDSKRQLTVVGARENNLDEIDVSFPLGCLIGVTGVSGSGKSTLVNDVLASSLANKLNGARTVPGRHKRIKGLEHVDKLVQVDQSPIGRTPRSNPATYTGVFDRIRKLFAATNEAKVRGYQPGRFSFNLKGGRCEACAGDGTLKIEMNFLPDVYVPCEVCKGARYNRETLEVHYKGKSIAEVLDMPIEEAAEFFKPITAIHRHLKTLVDVGLGYVRLGQPAPTLSGGEAQRVKLASELQKRSTGQTVYILDEPTTGLHFEDIRKLLGVVNGLVDKGNTVVVIEHNLDVVKMADWLLDLGPEGGDGGGLLVAQGAPEEVARVEESYTGRFLAPVLAEHE; from the coding sequence GTGGCTGACCGCCTAGTCGTTCGCGGCGCGCGTGAGCACAACCTGAGCGGAATCGATCTCGATCTTCCCCGGGACAGTCTCATCGCCTTCACGGGGCTGTCCGGTTCGGGGAAGTCGAGTCTGGCCTTCGACACGATCTTCGCCGAGGGGCAGCGTCGGTACGTCGAATCGTTGTCGGCCTATGCCAGGCAGTTCCTCGGGCAGATGGACAAGCCGGACGTGGACTTCATCGAGGGACTCTCCCCGGCGGTGTCGATCGATCAGAAATCGACGAGCAAGAACCCGCGTTCGACCGTCGGAACGATCACCGAAGTACACGACTATCTGCGTTTGTTGTTCTCGCGGGCGGGCAGACCACACTGCCCCGAGTGCGGGGAGTCGATCAGCAAGCAGACCCCGCAACAGATAGTCGATCAGGTTCTGGACATGCCGGAGCGCACCCGTTTCCAGGTGCTGGCCCCGGTGGTGCGTGGGCGCAAGGGCGAGTACGTGGACCTGTTCGAACAGCTGCAGACCCAGGGCTACGCCAGGGTGCGCGTCGACGGGGAAGTCTATCCGCTGGAAGCTCCCCCCACCCTGAAAAAGCAGGAAAAGCACGACATATCCGTCGTGGTGGACCGGTTGACCGTCAAACCGAACGCCAAACAGCGACTGACGGACTCGGTGGAGACGGCCCTGCGGCTGGCCGACGGTCTGGTCGTGCTCGAATTCGTCGACGTCGACGAGAAGGAGGGGCAGCGGGAACGCAAGTTCTCGGAGAATTTCGCCTGCCCCAACGGTCATCCCTTCGGGGTGGAAGAGCTCGAACCGAGGGCTTTCTCGTTCAACTCGCCCTACGGTGCATGTACGGAATGTGCCGGTATCGGAATCCGCAAGGAAGTGGATCCCGAACTGATCGTCCCCGATGAGGACCTCTCGCTGTCCGAAGGGGCGATAGCCCCGTGGAGCGGGGGGAACACGGCGGAATACTTCACCCGGATGCTGACGGCACTTTCCGAGGCCGTCGGATTCCGTATGGACATGCCCTGGAAGCGGCTTTCCACCAAGGTCAAGAAGGCGGTACTGCACGGCACCAACGACCAGGTGCACATGCGTTACCGGAACCGCTACGGTAGGCAGCGTTCGTACTACGCCGCCTACGAGGGCGTCATCCCCTTCCTGGAACGCAGACTGGAGCAGACCGAGTCGGACTACACCAGGGAGAAGTACGAGGGCTACATGCGGGACGTCCCGTGCCCCTCGTGTTCGGGCAGCAGGCTCAAGCCGGAGATCCTGGCGGTTACCGTGGAGAACTCCGAGCTGGGGGAGAAGTCCATCGCCGGGGTCAGCGCCTTGAGCGTGCGGGACTGCTCGGAGTTCCTCAACGGGCTGGTTCTCGGCGAACGTGAGCAGATGATCGCGGGCAGGGTCCTCAAGGAGGTGCAGGCCAGGCTCGGTTTCCTGCTCGACGTGGGGCTGGAGTACCTCTCGTTGGACCGGCCCGCGGGCACGCTGTCCGGAGGCGAGGCGCAGCGTATTCGGCTGGCCACCCAGATCGGATCCGGCCTGGTGGGGGTTCTCTACGTTCTGGACGAACCGTCCATCGGACTGCACCAGCGGGACAACCGTCGGTTGTTGGACACGTTGAGCAGACTGCGCGATCTCGGGAACACGCTGATCGTGGTCGAACACGACGAGGACACCGTGCGCAGCGCGGACTGGGTGGTCGACATCGGACCGGGTGCGGGCGAGCACGGTGGCCATGTCGTGCACGCGGGACCGGTGAACGAGCTGTTGGCCAATGAGAACTCGTTGACCGGTGATTACCTGTCCAGGCGCAAACGTATCGAGCTTCCCGGCGCGCGCAGGGAGCGTGATTCGAAACGTCAGCTGACCGTGGTCGGCGCTCGCGAGAACAATCTCGACGAGATCGACGTCTCCTTCCCGCTCGGTTGTCTGATCGGAGTTACGGGAGTCTCAGGATCGGGGAAATCGACCCTGGTCAACGATGTGCTGGCTTCCTCGCTGGCGAACAAGTTGAACGGGGCTCGCACGGTTCCCGGCAGGCACAAGCGGATCAAGGGGCTGGAACACGTGGACAAGCTCGTCCAGGTGGATCAGTCACCCATCGGGCGGACCCCGCGTTCCAATCCCGCCACTTACACGGGGGTTTTCGATCGCATCCGCAAACTGTTCGCCGCCACCAACGAGGCGAAGGTGCGCGGTTACCAGCCGGGCAGGTTCTCGTTCAATCTCAAGGGGGGACGTTGTGAGGCCTGCGCCGGTGACGGAACCCTCAAGATCGAGATGAACTTCCTGCCCGACGTGTACGTGCCCTGTGAGGTCTGCAAGGGCGCCCGTTACAACCGGGAGACCCTCGAAGTGCACTACAAGGGCAAGAGCATCGCCGAGGTGCTGGACATGCCGATCGAGGAGGCCGCCGAGTTCTTCAAACCGATCACGGCGATTCACCGCCATCTGAAGACGCTCGTCGACGTCGGTCTCGGTTACGTGCGGCTGGGCCAACCCGCACCCACCCTCTCCGGCGGAGAGGCACAGCGGGTCAAGCTCGCCAGTGAGCTACAGAAGCGTTCGACCGGCCAAACCGTCTACATTCTCGACGAACCGACCACCGGACTGCATTTCGAGGACATTCGGAAATTGCTCGGCGTGGTCAACGGCCTGGTGGACAAGGGCAACACGGTCGTCGTCATCGAGCACAACCTCGATGTGGTCAAGATGGCGGACTGGTTGCTGGACCTGGGCCCCGAAGGGGGTGACGGTGGGGGACTGCTCGTCGCGCAGGGGGCTCCCGAAGAGGTCGCGCGGGTCGAGGAGAGCTACACCGGCCGGTTCCTCGCACCCGTTCTGGCCGAACACGAGTGA
- a CDS encoding J domain-containing protein, translating to MNGVDYYELLGVARDASSAEIKSAYRSLARVMHPDAGGTAGTFRNLQEAYETLSDPVRRAAYDRGDLASGTEGGAPGGPTVTRRRRRPHTRRTRRDFGADPNFVPPKPEPDVDQLPWWHAVNPKQPVRYIPRAPYRGGAMATAIGGWALLLPVVLVNEVWPLLLVLWLMPAIAVAGAYRYAPEYLPAASEDRAFITEFGRCTVFGEPAGVRGEHGERLTAELLSTYLTRIPGVRIFHGLSWPDSVFADIDHAVLCGRRLVLVESKMWLPGHYTADADGTLRRNGSVFRGGSTNLVESIATYRELLRDIEVVGALVLYPSRAGEITASEPPGTVRAPPMTPAGFVDEIGHYLAADPARVHRDAFRQVLARVIP from the coding sequence GTGAACGGGGTCGATTACTACGAGCTGCTCGGGGTGGCCCGAGACGCGTCGTCCGCGGAGATCAAGTCCGCTTACCGCTCCCTGGCGCGCGTGATGCATCCCGACGCCGGGGGAACGGCCGGTACCTTCCGGAACCTTCAGGAAGCCTACGAGACCCTCAGCGACCCGGTTCGTCGAGCCGCTTACGACCGAGGCGACCTCGCCAGTGGAACGGAGGGGGGTGCCCCTGGAGGGCCCACGGTCACACGACGCCGGAGACGCCCCCACACGCGAAGAACCAGAAGGGACTTCGGCGCCGACCCGAACTTCGTGCCACCGAAGCCGGAACCCGATGTGGACCAGTTGCCGTGGTGGCACGCCGTGAACCCGAAGCAGCCGGTCCGCTACATTCCACGAGCTCCGTACCGTGGTGGTGCCATGGCGACGGCCATCGGAGGATGGGCGCTGCTGTTGCCGGTGGTCCTGGTCAACGAGGTGTGGCCACTGCTGCTGGTGCTGTGGTTGATGCCAGCGATAGCCGTGGCCGGAGCTTATCGCTACGCACCGGAGTACTTACCCGCTGCTTCCGAGGACCGGGCGTTCATCACCGAGTTCGGCCGCTGCACCGTCTTCGGGGAACCGGCAGGGGTCAGGGGCGAACACGGCGAACGACTGACCGCCGAACTGCTGTCCACTTATCTGACCCGCATTCCCGGGGTCCGGATATTTCACGGCCTCTCCTGGCCCGATTCGGTGTTCGCCGATATCGACCACGCGGTGCTCTGCGGCAGGAGACTGGTGCTCGTCGAGTCGAAAATGTGGCTTCCGGGACATTACACCGCCGACGCGGACGGCACCTTGCGTCGTAACGGGAGCGTTTTCCGGGGCGGGAGCACCAACCTGGTCGAGAGCATCGCGACCTACCGGGAGCTGTTGCGGGACATCGAGGTGGTGGGAGCACTGGTGCTGTACCCGAGCCGCGCAGGCGAGATCACCGCGAGCGAGCCCCCGGGCACCGTTCGCGCGCCCCCGATGACTCCGGCGGGGTTCGTGGACGAGATCGGACACTATCTGGCCGCGGACCCGGCCAGGGTGCACCGGGATGCCTTCCGGCAAGTGCTGGCCCGGGTGATCCCCTGA
- a CDS encoding beta-N-acetylhexosaminidase, whose product MNHEVSCPLHAVVPRPMSVRPRPETLVLDADTTIAGEEDTVRWFRETVGGATGLPLRETGDGDITFRITPGEIHGPESYRMSITPEGVSVRAHDPAGAHYAAQTLRQLLGAGAWRESVVRTGPWPLPCGELEDRPRFSWRGCHLDLARHFLPKREVLRFVELLAAHKLNVLHLHLTDDQGWRIEVPGLPRLTEVGAWRSGSQLGAGPTAEYLARPHGGYYTSEDLIEIVSYAAEHHITVVPEVDVPGHCQAAIASYPGLGTAPHRRLDVWTGWGVSEHVLNAEESTVDFFRRVFDHVVSVFPSPVVCVGGDEVPATEWENDRRCRERSRELGLSEPAALHGWFLRRMAEHLRDRGRRALGWDEILDAGQELPPGGIVASWRGEEGGKRAVASGHDTIMCPEQEVYLDHRQADHPGEPVPVGYLRTLEDVHAYDPVPPDMPSGSAHRVLGTQAQLWTEHLDSASRVDYAAFPRLCALAEVAWLTASARNFAEFHRRLATYHLPRLEALGVEFRPLDGPHPWQTRPGVPGKPR is encoded by the coding sequence GTGGGCGGGGCGACCGGACTCCCGCTGCGGGAGACCGGGGACGGGGACATCACCTTCCGCATCACCCCCGGGGAGATCCACGGCCCCGAAAGCTATCGGATGAGCATCACCCCCGAAGGAGTTTCGGTACGAGCGCACGATCCCGCCGGAGCGCACTACGCGGCCCAGACGCTCAGACAGCTTCTCGGGGCGGGCGCGTGGCGCGAATCGGTAGTTCGTACCGGACCGTGGCCCCTTCCGTGCGGAGAGCTCGAAGACCGCCCACGCTTCTCGTGGCGTGGATGCCACCTCGACCTCGCACGACATTTCCTGCCCAAACGCGAGGTACTCCGCTTCGTCGAGCTGTTGGCCGCGCACAAGCTCAACGTGCTGCACCTGCACCTCACCGACGACCAGGGGTGGCGCATCGAGGTTCCCGGGCTGCCCCGGCTGACCGAGGTCGGAGCCTGGCGATCGGGTTCCCAGCTCGGGGCCGGACCGACAGCCGAATACCTGGCCCGTCCACACGGTGGCTACTACACGAGCGAGGATCTGATCGAGATCGTCTCCTACGCCGCCGAACACCACATCACCGTGGTCCCCGAGGTCGATGTGCCGGGCCACTGCCAGGCGGCCATCGCGTCCTACCCCGGACTGGGCACCGCCCCGCATCGCCGACTGGATGTCTGGACGGGTTGGGGGGTCAGCGAACACGTACTCAACGCGGAGGAGAGCACCGTGGACTTCTTCCGTCGGGTGTTCGACCACGTTGTCTCCGTCTTTCCCTCCCCCGTCGTCTGCGTCGGAGGCGACGAGGTTCCCGCTACCGAGTGGGAGAACGACCGGCGTTGCCGGGAGCGCAGTCGTGAGCTGGGGCTGTCCGAGCCGGCCGCCCTGCACGGTTGGTTCCTGCGCAGGATGGCCGAACACCTGCGGGATCGCGGCAGGAGGGCACTCGGCTGGGACGAGATCCTCGACGCGGGGCAGGAGCTTCCCCCCGGGGGCATCGTCGCCTCGTGGCGCGGGGAGGAAGGCGGCAAGCGGGCGGTCGCGTCCGGACACGACACGATCATGTGCCCCGAGCAGGAGGTCTATCTGGACCACAGGCAGGCGGATCACCCCGGGGAACCGGTCCCCGTCGGATATCTCCGCACCCTGGAGGACGTCCACGCCTACGACCCCGTCCCCCCGGACATGCCGAGCGGGAGCGCACACCGTGTGCTGGGCACTCAGGCACAGTTGTGGACGGAGCACCTGGACAGTGCGTCCAGAGTGGATTACGCGGCCTTCCCCAGGCTGTGCGCCCTCGCCGAGGTCGCCTGGCTGACCGCGAGCGCGCGGAACTTCGCGGAGTTTCACCGGAGGCTCGCGACGTACCACCTGCCCAGGCTGGAAGCCCTCGGCGTGGAGTTCCGTCCACTGGACGGCCCGCACCCCTGGCAAACCCGTCCCGGTGTCCCCGGGAAACCGCGCTGA